The following proteins are co-located in the Streptomyces bottropensis ATCC 25435 genome:
- a CDS encoding ParA family protein: MAGELPRPKRESAESKPEVAPEEVPYTDTDISGDTLELELASMWWLHTVDSAFRPKGRNWPLIWAYIIEGGGSTKTTSATSMAVIAALDGFPGVVFDLDSNMSATTVLGYDETALKGKKTAIDLLHGRATLDEVALPARYRIGDGDDPEEDFEPIENLRVVPGSPAMAGADLAIAEDADRNDWFAEILHSYEGIDSVFYLDFPASYGKMPYSVLRMLDEEDSVIPSIKADPKAVKLVKRLTDELERVRDKERGSRSVPGRPTLKHLILTGTQPLTWPEQVAARRGTAAAEAMYSSVMLPCIRYSADAEKIYEDAVPLPILLPDSVASVDYREVTRRMWTVPYLNECGCDYCPDSLE, from the coding sequence ATCAGCGGGGACACCCTGGAGCTGGAGCTGGCGTCTATGTGGTGGCTCCACACCGTCGACTCCGCCTTCCGCCCCAAGGGCCGGAACTGGCCCCTCATCTGGGCGTACATCATCGAAGGCGGCGGGTCCACCAAGACCACCAGCGCCACGTCCATGGCCGTCATTGCCGCCCTGGACGGCTTCCCAGGCGTCGTCTTCGACCTCGACAGCAACATGTCGGCGACCACCGTCCTCGGCTACGACGAGACCGCCCTCAAGGGCAAGAAGACCGCGATCGACCTGCTCCACGGCAGGGCCACCCTGGACGAGGTCGCGCTGCCCGCCCGCTACCGCATCGGCGACGGCGACGACCCCGAAGAGGACTTCGAGCCCATCGAGAACCTGCGCGTCGTGCCCGGCAGCCCCGCCATGGCCGGCGCGGACCTGGCCATCGCAGAGGACGCGGACCGCAACGACTGGTTCGCCGAGATCCTGCACTCCTACGAAGGCATCGACTCGGTCTTCTACCTGGACTTCCCGGCGAGCTACGGCAAGATGCCCTACTCCGTGCTGCGCATGCTGGACGAAGAGGACTCCGTCATTCCGTCGATCAAGGCCGACCCCAAGGCCGTCAAGCTGGTCAAGCGGCTCACGGACGAACTGGAGCGAGTCCGCGACAAGGAGCGCGGCAGCCGGTCCGTCCCCGGCCGGCCGACACTCAAGCACTTGATCCTCACCGGCACGCAGCCGCTGACCTGGCCCGAGCAGGTGGCAGCCCGCCGCGGCACGGCCGCGGCAGAGGCGATGTACAGCTCCGTGATGCTGCCCTGCATCCGGTACTCGGCAGACGCCGAGAAGATCTACGAGGACGCAGTTCCCCTGCCGATCCTCCTGCCCGACTCGGTGGCCTCCGTGGACTACCGGGAGGTGACGAGGCGCATGTGGACGGTCCCGTATCTCAACGAGTGTGGGTGCGACTACTGCCCGGATTCCCTGGAGTAA
- a CDS encoding transposase, whose translation MGCRIDFTYALGLDLDDPGFHHSVLSAFRDRLAEGDRADRLLGLALTRIRRAGLLKGRVTQRTDSPQAWSRWATTPANCCNALTTGSLGWRGAGSPCRSPAGACTASPSAWGDHSAPSFGVFGNRRTWWSYRAW comes from the coding sequence GTGGGCTGCCGAATCGACTTCACCTACGCACTCGGACTGGACCTGGACGATCCCGGCTTCCACCACAGCGTCCTGTCCGCCTTCCGCGACCGACTCGCCGAAGGCGACCGCGCCGACCGGCTGCTGGGCCTCGCACTCACCCGGATCCGACGGGCCGGCCTGCTCAAGGGGCGCGTCACGCAGCGCACCGACTCCCCCCAGGCCTGGAGCAGGTGGGCAACGACGCCCGCGAACTGCTGCAACGCCTTGACGACAGGTTCCCTCGGGTGGCGTGGTGCCGGCAGCCCTTGCCGATCTCCCGCGGGAGCTTGCACGGCGTCCCCTTCTGCGTGGGGCGACCACAGCGCGCCGTCGTTCGGCGTCTTCGGGAACCGTCGTACCTGGTGGTCATACCGGGCATGGTGA